The proteins below are encoded in one region of Corvus hawaiiensis isolate bCorHaw1 chromosome 3, bCorHaw1.pri.cur, whole genome shotgun sequence:
- the AARS2 gene encoding alanine--tRNA ligase, mitochondrial isoform X1 gives MAAAARLRRRLLLAVPWRWRCSPCRGGAACPSAGQIRAAFLRFFEERHGHRRLPSAPVRPRGDPRLLFVNAGMNQFKPIFLGTVHPRSELAQHRRVVNSQKCVRAGGKHNDLEDVGRDTYHHTFFEMLGNWSFGDYFKEEACSMAWELLTEVYEIPRDRLYVTYFGGDPSLGLSADEECRDVWLRLGVPASHVLPFSLKDNFWEMGDTGPCGPCTEIHYDHVGGGRNAAALVNQGNPDVVEIWNLVFMQYSREVEGNLLPLPQHHVDTGMGLERLVTVLQNKRSNYDTDLFTPILDAIHKGCRAPRYQGLVGDADVGHVNMAYRVVADHVRTLCVCITDGIYPGFSGAELVLRRILRRAVRFCSEVLQAPPGLLASLVPTVVEVLGDAYPELTRNANQIKDIINENEAAFLSSLERGRRIIERTVQQMEPSTNFPAEVAWSLYGSLGFPRDLIDLMLEEKGISLDSAAFNELALEDAKRKAGGPQAGQPGNTNTQLDVHSLAQLRSSSVPATDDSPKYAYTLGRHGHYEFSPCQATVLMLYRDQSLQKEVGAGQRCGVILDRTNFYAEQGGQDSDQGYMIRLGQQDVLFPVESVHLCGGYVIHEVTAVETLRVGDQVQLFVDEAQRLACMTNHTATHLLNFALRHVLGDSAEQRGSHVTAERLRFDFDTKGHVTVEQLQQVEQVVQDLIKKNEVVHMAEVPLTLARRVRGLRAVDEGYPDPVRIVSLGVPVENVLTCDSKAAMQASVELCCGTHLLRTGSVEDLAIVSERQLVRGISRVIAVTGGQAKEAREVGQCLAMEVDSVSLRMQQRITSIPEMQNLSKEVGQLTQVVASTVMPQWQRKELQTILKALQRTANTAIKKLELQQAEKKAQILLAKYCNQPVIIDTVPADSLSILMKVVNQLCHKSPGTSVLLLSPQASGEVLCACQVSKNCLPTFSAADWAVAVCTQMEGKAGGSPIVAKGSGNAKGMQGALTTALEFAQSKL, from the exons ATGGCTGCGGCCGCCCGGTtgcggcggcggctgctgctggcGGTGCCGTGGCGCTGGCGCTGCAGCCCCTGCCGCGGCGGTGCCGCCTGCCCGTCGGCGGGGCAGATCCGCGCCGCCTTCCTGCGCTTCTTCGAGGAGCGCCACGGCCACCGCCGCCTGCCCTCGGCCCCCGTGCGGCCCCGCGGCGACCCGCGCCTTCTCTTCGTCAACGCGGGCATGAACCAG TTCAAGCCCATTTTCCTGGGCACGGTGCACCCCCGGAGCGAGCTGGCCCAGCACCGGCGGGTGGTGAACAGCCAGAAGTGTGTGCGTGCCGGAGGGAAGCACAACGATCTGGAGGATGTGGGCCGAGATACTTACCATCACACGTTCTTCGAGATGCTGGGGAATTGGTCCTTTGGGGATTACTTTAAG GAGGAGGCATGTAGCATGGCCTGGGAGCTCTTGACAGAGGTCTATGAGATCCCCAGAGATCGTCTCTACGTCACCTATTTTGGTGGAGACCCCTCGCTGGGGCTGAGCGCAGATGAAGAGTGCAGGGATGTGTGGCTCCGCCTGGG GGTGCCTGCCAGTCACGTGCTTCCTTTCTCATTGAAGGACAACTTCTGGGAGATGGGGGACACAGGTCCCTGCGGTCCCTGCACAGAGATCCACTATGACCACGTGGGTGGTGgcagaaatgctgcagcactggTGAACCAGGGCAACCCCGATGTAGTGGAGATCTGGAACTTGGTCTTCATGCAGTACAGCAG AGAGGTGGAGGGGAATCTCCTTCCCTTGCCGCAGCACCATGTGGATACAGGAATGGGTCTGGAAAGGCTGGTGACAGTTCTGCAGAACAAACGCTCCAACTATGACACAGATCTCTTCACTCCCATCTTGGATGCCATTCACAAG GGCTGCAGGGCACCCAGATACCAAGGTTTGGTTGGGGATGCTGATGTTGGGCATGTGAACATGGCCTACCGCGTGGTGGCAGATCACGTGCGCACCCTGTGCGTGTGCATCACTGATGGCATCTACCCAGGCTTCTCTGGAGCAGA ACTGGTGCTGCGTCGGATCCTGCGCAGGGCTGTACGCTTTTGCTCTGAAGTTCTGCAGGCTCCACCTGGGCTCCTGGCCTCCCTGGTGCCTACTGTAGTGGAAGTGCTG GGAGATGCTTATCCAGAGCTGACGAGGAATGCCAACCAG ATCAAGGATATCATCAATGAGAACGAGGCCGCGTTTCTGTCCTCCCTGGAGCGTGGGAGGCGAATCATCGAGCGGACAGTGCAGCAGATGGAGCCCTCCACAAATTTCCCAG CTGAAGTAGCCTGGTCTCTCTATGGGAGTTTGGGATTCCCTCGGGATCTGATTGACTTGATGCTTGAAGAGAAGGGAATCAGTTTGGATTCAGCTGCTTTTAACGAACTTGCTCTGGAAGATGCAAAG cGGAAGGCTGGTGGCCCACAGGCAGGACAGCCAGGCAACACAAACACCCAGCTGGATGTGCACTCGCTGGCTCAGCTGCGGAGCAGCAGCGTGCCTGCTACCGACGACTCCCCGAAGTACGCCTACACGCTGGGGCGGCACGGGCACTATG AGTTCAGTCCATGCCAGGCCACTGTCCTGATGCTGTACAGAGATCAGTCTCTCCAGAAGGAGGTTGGGGCAGGGCAGCGCTGTGGTGTCATCTTGGACAGGACTAACTTCTATGCAGAGCAGGGTGGGCAAGATTCTGACCAAGGCTACATGATACGTTTAGGACAGCAG GATGTACTCTTCCCTGTAGAGTCAGTTCATCTCTGTGGTGGCTACGTGATCCATGAGGTCACTGCTGTGGAAACCCTGCGTGTTGGTGACCAAGTGCAGCTCTTTGTGGATGAG GCGCAGCGCCTGGCCTGCATGACGAACCACACCGCCACGCACCTGCTGAACTTCGCGCTCCGCCACGTCCTGGGTGACAGCGCCGAGCAGCGGGGCTCCCATGTGACAGCAGAGCGGCTGCGCTTCGACTTTGATACCAAG GGCCATGTGACcgtggagcagctgcagcaagtgGAGCAAGTGGTCCAGGATCTGATCAAAAAAAACGAGGTGGTGCATATGGCTGAAGTGCCCCTCACACTGGCAAGAAGAGTTCGGGGGCTCCGGGCAGTGGATGAG GGGTATCCAGATCCAGTGAGGATAGTgtccctgggggtccctgtggAGAATGTGCTGACCTGTGACTCCAAGGCTGCAATGCAGGCCTCTGtggagctctgctgtgggac GCACCTTCTCCGAACAGGATCTGTGGAAGATCTGGCCATCGTCAGCGAGCGCCAGCTTGTCAGAGGGATTAGCCGTGTCATTGCAGTGACAGGGGGACAAGCCAAAGAG GCCCGGGAAGTAGGCCAGTGCTTGGCTATGGAAGTGGATTCTGTCTCTCTACGAATGCAGCAGAGGATCACCTCTATTCCTGAGATGCAGAACCTCTCCAAGGAAGTGGGCCAGTTGACCCAA GTGGTGGCCAGCACTGTAATGCCCCAGTGGCAAAGAAAAGAACTACAGACCATCCTGAAAGCACTGCAGCGAACGGCCAACACAGCTATCAAAaaactggagctgcagcag GCTGAGAAGAAGGCGCAAATCTTGCTAGCAAAATACTGCAACCAGCCTGTCATCATTGATACTGTCCCAGCTGATTCCCTCTCT ATCCTAATGAAAGTAGTGAACCAGCTGTGTCACAAGTCTCCTGGCACATCAGTCCTGCTGCTCAGCCCTCAGGCTTCGGGTGAGGTGCTCTGTGCCTGTCAGGTGTCCAAG AACTGCCTCCCCACGTTCTCTGCTGCTGACTGGGCCGTGGCTGTCTGTACGCAGAtggaagggaaggcaggaggcTCTCCCATCGTTGCTAAGGGCAGTGGaaatgccaaaggcatgcaggGAGCCCTGACTACTGCACTGGAGTTCGCTCAGAGCAAACTGTGA
- the AARS2 gene encoding alanine--tRNA ligase, mitochondrial isoform X2: MLGNWSFGDYFKEEACSMAWELLTEVYEIPRDRLYVTYFGGDPSLGLSADEECRDVWLRLGVPASHVLPFSLKDNFWEMGDTGPCGPCTEIHYDHVGGGRNAAALVNQGNPDVVEIWNLVFMQYSREVEGNLLPLPQHHVDTGMGLERLVTVLQNKRSNYDTDLFTPILDAIHKGCRAPRYQGLVGDADVGHVNMAYRVVADHVRTLCVCITDGIYPGFSGAELVLRRILRRAVRFCSEVLQAPPGLLASLVPTVVEVLGDAYPELTRNANQIKDIINENEAAFLSSLERGRRIIERTVQQMEPSTNFPAEVAWSLYGSLGFPRDLIDLMLEEKGISLDSAAFNELALEDAKRKAGGPQAGQPGNTNTQLDVHSLAQLRSSSVPATDDSPKYAYTLGRHGHYEFSPCQATVLMLYRDQSLQKEVGAGQRCGVILDRTNFYAEQGGQDSDQGYMIRLGQQDVLFPVESVHLCGGYVIHEVTAVETLRVGDQVQLFVDEAQRLACMTNHTATHLLNFALRHVLGDSAEQRGSHVTAERLRFDFDTKGHVTVEQLQQVEQVVQDLIKKNEVVHMAEVPLTLARRVRGLRAVDEGYPDPVRIVSLGVPVENVLTCDSKAAMQASVELCCGTHLLRTGSVEDLAIVSERQLVRGISRVIAVTGGQAKEAREVGQCLAMEVDSVSLRMQQRITSIPEMQNLSKEVGQLTQVVASTVMPQWQRKELQTILKALQRTANTAIKKLELQQAEKKAQILLAKYCNQPVIIDTVPADSLSILMKVVNQLCHKSPGTSVLLLSPQASGEVLCACQVSKNCLPTFSAADWAVAVCTQMEGKAGGSPIVAKGSGNAKGMQGALTTALEFAQSKL, from the exons ATGCTGGGGAATTGGTCCTTTGGGGATTACTTTAAG GAGGAGGCATGTAGCATGGCCTGGGAGCTCTTGACAGAGGTCTATGAGATCCCCAGAGATCGTCTCTACGTCACCTATTTTGGTGGAGACCCCTCGCTGGGGCTGAGCGCAGATGAAGAGTGCAGGGATGTGTGGCTCCGCCTGGG GGTGCCTGCCAGTCACGTGCTTCCTTTCTCATTGAAGGACAACTTCTGGGAGATGGGGGACACAGGTCCCTGCGGTCCCTGCACAGAGATCCACTATGACCACGTGGGTGGTGgcagaaatgctgcagcactggTGAACCAGGGCAACCCCGATGTAGTGGAGATCTGGAACTTGGTCTTCATGCAGTACAGCAG AGAGGTGGAGGGGAATCTCCTTCCCTTGCCGCAGCACCATGTGGATACAGGAATGGGTCTGGAAAGGCTGGTGACAGTTCTGCAGAACAAACGCTCCAACTATGACACAGATCTCTTCACTCCCATCTTGGATGCCATTCACAAG GGCTGCAGGGCACCCAGATACCAAGGTTTGGTTGGGGATGCTGATGTTGGGCATGTGAACATGGCCTACCGCGTGGTGGCAGATCACGTGCGCACCCTGTGCGTGTGCATCACTGATGGCATCTACCCAGGCTTCTCTGGAGCAGA ACTGGTGCTGCGTCGGATCCTGCGCAGGGCTGTACGCTTTTGCTCTGAAGTTCTGCAGGCTCCACCTGGGCTCCTGGCCTCCCTGGTGCCTACTGTAGTGGAAGTGCTG GGAGATGCTTATCCAGAGCTGACGAGGAATGCCAACCAG ATCAAGGATATCATCAATGAGAACGAGGCCGCGTTTCTGTCCTCCCTGGAGCGTGGGAGGCGAATCATCGAGCGGACAGTGCAGCAGATGGAGCCCTCCACAAATTTCCCAG CTGAAGTAGCCTGGTCTCTCTATGGGAGTTTGGGATTCCCTCGGGATCTGATTGACTTGATGCTTGAAGAGAAGGGAATCAGTTTGGATTCAGCTGCTTTTAACGAACTTGCTCTGGAAGATGCAAAG cGGAAGGCTGGTGGCCCACAGGCAGGACAGCCAGGCAACACAAACACCCAGCTGGATGTGCACTCGCTGGCTCAGCTGCGGAGCAGCAGCGTGCCTGCTACCGACGACTCCCCGAAGTACGCCTACACGCTGGGGCGGCACGGGCACTATG AGTTCAGTCCATGCCAGGCCACTGTCCTGATGCTGTACAGAGATCAGTCTCTCCAGAAGGAGGTTGGGGCAGGGCAGCGCTGTGGTGTCATCTTGGACAGGACTAACTTCTATGCAGAGCAGGGTGGGCAAGATTCTGACCAAGGCTACATGATACGTTTAGGACAGCAG GATGTACTCTTCCCTGTAGAGTCAGTTCATCTCTGTGGTGGCTACGTGATCCATGAGGTCACTGCTGTGGAAACCCTGCGTGTTGGTGACCAAGTGCAGCTCTTTGTGGATGAG GCGCAGCGCCTGGCCTGCATGACGAACCACACCGCCACGCACCTGCTGAACTTCGCGCTCCGCCACGTCCTGGGTGACAGCGCCGAGCAGCGGGGCTCCCATGTGACAGCAGAGCGGCTGCGCTTCGACTTTGATACCAAG GGCCATGTGACcgtggagcagctgcagcaagtgGAGCAAGTGGTCCAGGATCTGATCAAAAAAAACGAGGTGGTGCATATGGCTGAAGTGCCCCTCACACTGGCAAGAAGAGTTCGGGGGCTCCGGGCAGTGGATGAG GGGTATCCAGATCCAGTGAGGATAGTgtccctgggggtccctgtggAGAATGTGCTGACCTGTGACTCCAAGGCTGCAATGCAGGCCTCTGtggagctctgctgtgggac GCACCTTCTCCGAACAGGATCTGTGGAAGATCTGGCCATCGTCAGCGAGCGCCAGCTTGTCAGAGGGATTAGCCGTGTCATTGCAGTGACAGGGGGACAAGCCAAAGAG GCCCGGGAAGTAGGCCAGTGCTTGGCTATGGAAGTGGATTCTGTCTCTCTACGAATGCAGCAGAGGATCACCTCTATTCCTGAGATGCAGAACCTCTCCAAGGAAGTGGGCCAGTTGACCCAA GTGGTGGCCAGCACTGTAATGCCCCAGTGGCAAAGAAAAGAACTACAGACCATCCTGAAAGCACTGCAGCGAACGGCCAACACAGCTATCAAAaaactggagctgcagcag GCTGAGAAGAAGGCGCAAATCTTGCTAGCAAAATACTGCAACCAGCCTGTCATCATTGATACTGTCCCAGCTGATTCCCTCTCT ATCCTAATGAAAGTAGTGAACCAGCTGTGTCACAAGTCTCCTGGCACATCAGTCCTGCTGCTCAGCCCTCAGGCTTCGGGTGAGGTGCTCTGTGCCTGTCAGGTGTCCAAG AACTGCCTCCCCACGTTCTCTGCTGCTGACTGGGCCGTGGCTGTCTGTACGCAGAtggaagggaaggcaggaggcTCTCCCATCGTTGCTAAGGGCAGTGGaaatgccaaaggcatgcaggGAGCCCTGACTACTGCACTGGAGTTCGCTCAGAGCAAACTGTGA
- the RNF8 gene encoding E3 ubiquitin-protein ligase RNF8 isoform X1, with translation MAAPGRPEGAVRVEGGTRRRAAGLRRGIAGQWESAAPSSQRAAAAHARAPVAARAQSGAAAPSRPVPAASAAAAIAPAGRGGRAGAMAVRGVPRLAWCLRRVGASCDWLLLEAGTQVTIGRGLDITYQLVSKTCPLMISRKHCVFQQNAEGQWTVKDNKSLNGVWLNKQRLDPSKVYPIAEGDRIQLGVPLENRETAEYEYEVIQDEWEKIRPFLAQRSDLGKAKSSRTKRKFSLEELETSASEGPSNSRCKRDRMSCDNEPLDKSWGQVEEAKRLTEKMDVKLPSPGPSEGDSGPVPGSPVHSKKAVTVPQNDQKGSSLAESWTGLKMLRKSLVDTMKLKVKVQEKQTAVLNVKQKHRKCDQKEILVMEQELQELQNQLCMEQEHQQQQVEELERTFCKEQQKLEGEKWQQGEENLKEQLAQVLQEHRALMEELNRNKKDFEEIIRAKNKELEETKEEKEKVRAQKEEVLNQMNDVLENELQCTICSEHFIEAVTLNCAHSFCSYCINEWTKRKGECPICRQEIKSKTRSLVLDNCIDRMVENLDVEMKEHRLTLIRERKEKQNVMAKPATDNDNGVPSSTYSILSRSSCESEDSEEDSSYSESYYVI, from the exons ATGGCAGCGCCGGGACGCCCGGAAGGGGCGGTGCGAGTGGAAGGCGGGACACGCAGGAGGGCGGCGGGACTGCGGAGGGGCATCGCGGGACAGTGGGAAAGCGCCGCGCCATCGTCCCAGCGGGCTGCTGCGGCGCACGCGCGGGCTCCCGTCGCGGCCCGGGCTCAGTCAGGGGCGGccgccccgtcccgccccgTCCCCGCCGCCTCCGCAGCAGCAGCGATCGCTCCGGCCGGTCGCGGTGGGCGGGCGGGCGCCATGGCGGTGCGCGGGGTGCCGCGCCTGGCCTGGTGCCTCCGCCGCGTCGGGGCCAGCTGcgactggctgctgctggaggccgGCACGCAG GTAACCATAGGCCGAGGATTAGATATCACGTACCAGCTGGTGTCAAAAACCTGTCCCTTGATGATCTCTCGTAAACACTGTGTCTTCCAGCAGAATGCAGAAGGGCAGTGGACTGTCAAGGATAACAAG AGTCTAAATGGAGTCTGGCTTAACAAACAGCGCCTGGATCCATCAAAAGTCTATCCTATTGCTGAAGGAGACCGTATCCAGTTGGGAGTGCCTTTGGAAAACAGAGAGACTGCTGAATATGAGTATGAAGTAATTCAAGACGAATGGGAGAAAATTAGACCCTTTTTAGCCCAAAGAAGTGACTTGGGGAAAGCTAAGAGTTCAAGAACTAAACGTAAATTTAGTTTGGAGGAATTGGAGACATCTGCATCAGAAGGCCCTTCAAACTCCAGATGCAAAAGAGACAGAATGTCCTGTGACAATGAACCTTTGGATAAATCATGGGGACAGGTGGAAGAGGCCAAACGGCTAACAGAGAAGATGGATGTCAAGCTGCCCTCTCCTGGACCCAGTGAGGGCGATAGTGGTCCAGTGCCTGGTAGCCCTGTTCACTCCAAGAAAGCTGTGACTGTCCCCCAGAATGACCAGAAAGGCTCCAGTCTTGCAGAGTCGTGGACTGGCTTGAAAATGCTGAGGAAATCTCTAGTAGATACAATGAAATTAAAGGTCAAAGTGCAGGAGAAGCAGACTGCAGTTCTAAATGTGAAGCAGAAGCACAGGAAATGTGATCAGAAGGAGATCCTGGTAATggaacaggagctgcaggagttgCAGAACCAACTCTGCATGGAACAAgagcatcagcagcagcaggtggaagagctggagaggacaTTCTgtaaagagcagcagaagctAGAG GGAGAAAAGTGGCAACAAGGGGAAGAGAAtctgaaggagcagctggcCCAGGTCCTGCAAGAG CATCGTGCTTTGATGGAAGAACTGAATCGtaataaaaaagattttgaGGAGATAATTCGAGCCAAGAATAAAGAACTTGAAGAAACCAAG gaggagaaggaaaaggtgaGAGCCCAAAAAGAAGAGGTGTTGAATCAGATGAATGATGTGTTGGAGAATGAGTTGCAGTGCACAATCTGTTCTGAGCACTTTATCGAG GCGGTCACTCTGAACTGTGCTCACAGCTTCTGCTCCTACTGTATCAATGAGTGGACGAAACGTAAAGGGGAGTGCCCTATCTGCAGGCAGGAGATCAAATCAAAGACGCGCTCTCTGGTGCTGGATAACTGCATTGACAGGATGGTAGAAAACCTGGATGTGGAAATGAAAGAGCATCGCCTGACCCTTATCAGAGAGCGGAAAG
- the RNF8 gene encoding E3 ubiquitin-protein ligase RNF8 isoform X2: protein MAAPGRPEGAVRVEGGTRRRAAGLRRGIAGQWESAAPSSQRAAAAHARAPVAARAQSGAAAPSRPVPAASAAAAIAPAGRGGRAGAMAVRGVPRLAWCLRRVGASCDWLLLEAGTQVTIGRGLDITYQLVSKTCPLMISRKHCVFQQNAEGQWTVKDNKSLNGVWLNKQRLDPSKVYPIAEGDRIQLGVPLENRETAEYEYEVIQDEWEKIRPFLAQRSDLGKAKSSRTKRKFSLEELETSASEGPSNSRCKRDRMSCDNEPLDKSWGQVEEAKRLTEKMDVKLPSPGPSEGDSGPVPGSPVHSKKAVTVPQNDQKGSSLAESWTGLKMLRKSLVDTMKLKVKVQEKQTAVLNVKQKHRKCDQKEILVMEQELQELQNQLCMEQEHQQQQVEELERTFCKEQQKLEGEKWQQGEENLKEQLAQVLQEHRALMEELNRNKKDFEEIIRAKNKELEETKEEKEKVRAQKEEVLNQMNDVLENELQCTICSEHFIEAVTLNCAHSFCSYCINEWTKRKGECPICRQEIKSKTRSLVLDNCIDRMVENLDVEMKEHRLTLIRERKGERETECDGETSHRQ, encoded by the exons ATGGCAGCGCCGGGACGCCCGGAAGGGGCGGTGCGAGTGGAAGGCGGGACACGCAGGAGGGCGGCGGGACTGCGGAGGGGCATCGCGGGACAGTGGGAAAGCGCCGCGCCATCGTCCCAGCGGGCTGCTGCGGCGCACGCGCGGGCTCCCGTCGCGGCCCGGGCTCAGTCAGGGGCGGccgccccgtcccgccccgTCCCCGCCGCCTCCGCAGCAGCAGCGATCGCTCCGGCCGGTCGCGGTGGGCGGGCGGGCGCCATGGCGGTGCGCGGGGTGCCGCGCCTGGCCTGGTGCCTCCGCCGCGTCGGGGCCAGCTGcgactggctgctgctggaggccgGCACGCAG GTAACCATAGGCCGAGGATTAGATATCACGTACCAGCTGGTGTCAAAAACCTGTCCCTTGATGATCTCTCGTAAACACTGTGTCTTCCAGCAGAATGCAGAAGGGCAGTGGACTGTCAAGGATAACAAG AGTCTAAATGGAGTCTGGCTTAACAAACAGCGCCTGGATCCATCAAAAGTCTATCCTATTGCTGAAGGAGACCGTATCCAGTTGGGAGTGCCTTTGGAAAACAGAGAGACTGCTGAATATGAGTATGAAGTAATTCAAGACGAATGGGAGAAAATTAGACCCTTTTTAGCCCAAAGAAGTGACTTGGGGAAAGCTAAGAGTTCAAGAACTAAACGTAAATTTAGTTTGGAGGAATTGGAGACATCTGCATCAGAAGGCCCTTCAAACTCCAGATGCAAAAGAGACAGAATGTCCTGTGACAATGAACCTTTGGATAAATCATGGGGACAGGTGGAAGAGGCCAAACGGCTAACAGAGAAGATGGATGTCAAGCTGCCCTCTCCTGGACCCAGTGAGGGCGATAGTGGTCCAGTGCCTGGTAGCCCTGTTCACTCCAAGAAAGCTGTGACTGTCCCCCAGAATGACCAGAAAGGCTCCAGTCTTGCAGAGTCGTGGACTGGCTTGAAAATGCTGAGGAAATCTCTAGTAGATACAATGAAATTAAAGGTCAAAGTGCAGGAGAAGCAGACTGCAGTTCTAAATGTGAAGCAGAAGCACAGGAAATGTGATCAGAAGGAGATCCTGGTAATggaacaggagctgcaggagttgCAGAACCAACTCTGCATGGAACAAgagcatcagcagcagcaggtggaagagctggagaggacaTTCTgtaaagagcagcagaagctAGAG GGAGAAAAGTGGCAACAAGGGGAAGAGAAtctgaaggagcagctggcCCAGGTCCTGCAAGAG CATCGTGCTTTGATGGAAGAACTGAATCGtaataaaaaagattttgaGGAGATAATTCGAGCCAAGAATAAAGAACTTGAAGAAACCAAG gaggagaaggaaaaggtgaGAGCCCAAAAAGAAGAGGTGTTGAATCAGATGAATGATGTGTTGGAGAATGAGTTGCAGTGCACAATCTGTTCTGAGCACTTTATCGAG GCGGTCACTCTGAACTGTGCTCACAGCTTCTGCTCCTACTGTATCAATGAGTGGACGAAACGTAAAGGGGAGTGCCCTATCTGCAGGCAGGAGATCAAATCAAAGACGCGCTCTCTGGTGCTGGATAACTGCATTGACAGGATGGTAGAAAACCTGGATGTGGAAATGAAAGAGCATCGCCTGACCCTTATCAGAGAGCGGAAAGGTGAGAG